Proteins encoded in a region of the Populus nigra chromosome 3, ddPopNigr1.1, whole genome shotgun sequence genome:
- the LOC133688418 gene encoding auxin-responsive protein SAUR15, translating into MLGKKIVSFKKLAKKVKDISRNECKQSQHECLLRDHSFDDVVTTPTGFFAIYVGEDRERFVVPTSCLSHPLFKMLLEKSYNEFGFDQRNRLVVPCNVSTFQEVLNAVECCNGRFDFGNLVEEFL; encoded by the coding sequence ATGTTGGGCAAAAAGATCGTTTCTTTCAAGAAACTTGCCAAGAAGGTGAAAGATATCAGTAGAAATGAGTGCAAGCAATCACAGCATGAATGCTTGCTAAGGGATCATAGTTTTGATGATGTGGTCACAACCCCAACAGGGTTTTTTGCTATATATGTAGGGGAAGACAGGGAAAGGTTTGTGGTGCCAACAAGCTGTCTCTCCCATCCACTCTTCAAAATGTTGTTGGAGAAGTCATATAACGAGTTTGGTTTCGATCAAAGGAATAGGCTTGTGGTTCCATGCAACGTCTCCACATTTCAAGAGGTTCTCAATGCTGTTGAATGTTGTAACGGAAGGTTTGACTTTGGAAATTTGGTTGAGGAGTTTCTATAg